A stretch of Petrotoga mexicana DSM 14811 DNA encodes these proteins:
- a CDS encoding ABC transporter ATP-binding protein codes for MIELIDLTKRFSENVVAVDHVNLEIEDGKIFGFLGPNGAGKTTTINMITGLYKPTSGRIIYDGMDFQKESIKIKKLIGFVPDEPFLFEKITGISYLNFISDVFEVSLEERKKRGEWLIKTFKLESSISNPISTYSHGMKQKLALIAALIHNPKFWILDEPIVGLDPESAFILKNLMKKYVEAGNIVFFSTHIMEIAEKVCDEIAIIDKGRIIFEGSIKDLRKLKGDKSLEQIFLEVTNSESEKIDFSYLD; via the coding sequence TTGATTGAATTGATTGATCTTACAAAACGTTTTTCGGAAAATGTGGTGGCGGTGGATCATGTAAACTTGGAAATAGAAGATGGAAAAATTTTCGGGTTTTTAGGACCTAACGGTGCAGGAAAAACAACCACTATAAACATGATCACAGGTTTGTACAAACCAACTTCTGGAAGAATTATTTATGATGGTATGGATTTTCAAAAAGAATCAATAAAGATAAAAAAGTTGATAGGTTTTGTTCCGGATGAACCATTTCTATTTGAAAAAATAACTGGAATATCTTATCTAAATTTTATAAGCGACGTGTTTGAGGTATCACTTGAAGAACGCAAAAAAAGAGGGGAGTGGTTGATAAAAACCTTTAAGCTCGAAAGCTCTATTAGCAACCCTATTTCTACTTATTCCCATGGGATGAAACAGAAATTAGCTCTGATTGCTGCGTTGATTCACAATCCAAAGTTCTGGATTCTCGACGAACCAATTGTTGGGCTTGATCCTGAATCAGCTTTTATTTTGAAAAATCTTATGAAAAAATATGTGGAAGCAGGAAATATAGTATTTTTTTCCACACATATTATGGAAATTGCAGAAAAAGTTTGTGATGAAATAGCCATCATTGATAAGGGAAGGATCATATTTGAAGGTTCTATAAAAGATCTAAGAAAGCTCAAAGGGGATAAAAGTTTGGAACAAATATTCTTAGAGGTGACAAATAGTGAAAGCGAAAAGATTGATTTCTCTTATCTTGATTAA
- a CDS encoding peptidase U32 family protein, giving the protein MKKVELLSPAGNFEKLETVYHYGADAAYIGGKILNLRAFSKNFEDEELEKAVKLARKLQKKLFVTLNAIPHNSELELLPDYVNYLERLKVDGVIVADLGVFNIVKRNSNLPLIVSTQASNTNWASVAMWRDLGAKRVILARELSLKEISEIREKVPDIDIEVFIHGAMCVSISGRCLLSNYLTGRDANRGQCTQPCRWKYYLMEEKRPGEYFPVFEDERGTYIMNSKDLCTVDFLDKIIETGVDSLKIEGRMKSSYYAGMTTKVYRQAIDSYYNKEYTKELIDSLKKELESVSHREYTSGFYFHKPGENSQNYKTSSYIRNYKFVGKIIEKISEDQYVVDVRNKIEKGEELEIVTKKGENTKVLLDQIVNLEDGSLIDSANPNQKIILKEYNSLDVGDLIRVPDKGGNKHID; this is encoded by the coding sequence ATGAAAAAAGTCGAGTTGTTATCCCCCGCAGGGAACTTTGAAAAATTGGAAACTGTGTATCACTATGGTGCCGATGCCGCATACATTGGTGGAAAAATTCTAAATTTAAGGGCATTTTCCAAAAATTTTGAAGATGAAGAATTGGAAAAGGCGGTAAAATTGGCTAGAAAATTACAAAAGAAACTCTTTGTAACTCTCAATGCAATACCCCACAATTCTGAATTGGAACTCTTACCTGATTATGTAAATTATTTGGAAAGATTAAAAGTGGATGGGGTAATAGTCGCGGATTTGGGTGTATTTAATATTGTGAAAAGAAACTCAAACTTACCTTTGATCGTAAGTACTCAGGCAAGTAACACCAATTGGGCCAGTGTTGCCATGTGGAGAGATTTAGGAGCGAAGAGGGTCATATTGGCAAGAGAACTTTCATTAAAAGAAATATCAGAAATCAGAGAAAAAGTCCCAGATATAGACATTGAAGTATTTATTCATGGAGCGATGTGTGTATCTATTTCAGGCAGATGTCTATTAAGTAATTACTTAACGGGACGAGATGCCAACAGAGGCCAATGTACACAGCCTTGCAGATGGAAGTACTATCTAATGGAAGAAAAAAGACCTGGGGAATATTTTCCTGTGTTTGAAGATGAAAGAGGAACTTACATTATGAATTCTAAAGACCTTTGTACTGTTGATTTTCTCGACAAAATAATCGAAACCGGGGTTGATAGTTTAAAGATAGAAGGAAGGATGAAAAGTAGTTATTATGCAGGAATGACGACTAAAGTATACAGGCAAGCAATAGATAGTTATTACAACAAAGAATACACTAAAGAACTTATCGATAGTTTAAAAAAAGAACTCGAAAGTGTTAGTCACAGAGAGTACACATCAGGTTTTTATTTTCATAAACCGGGTGAAAACTCCCAAAATTATAAGACTTCGTCCTACATTAGAAATTACAAATTTGTGGGGAAAATTATAGAAAAGATATCTGAAGATCAATATGTTGTTGATGTCAGGAATAAGATAGAAAAGGGTGAAGAATTAGAGATTGTAACCAAAAAAGGTGAAAATACTAAAGTATTATTGGATCAAATAGTAAATCTTGAAGATGGTAGTTTAATAGATAGTGCTAATCCAAATCAAAAAATTATTTTGAAGGAGTATAATTCCCTGGACGTCGGTGATTTAATCCGAGTTCCTGACAAAGGAGGCAATAAACACATTGATTGA
- a CDS encoding putative ABC transporter permease subunit yields the protein MKAKRLISLILIKLDQHYGISKTKYSIKRNKSDLITFIVLFCVFVLIVVAYSPLYLNMLKTTLETYTILNIQPLFLANFFVLAGFFGFFLGAFLLIGELFINKDMNLLLTLPLKPYEVILGKLSVILFDQMFISLILLLPSLIYFGVYTKQGFLYYLIFIIIFLFSQVFPMTLILLYALLTSKLFKKSNRRELFLYLSTIFLMVIFGLYLFLSGSNFSINTQNSNEIPNISINPDSVITKLARIYPPAFLAVKSLTSGIFLNLAWLLLFLGFHLSLLILTLYVGEKLYYSNYSSLIESKPLLRKSKTQGTYNFFTKESTVDKALLKREWLYFLKTPSFSVNGFSNVLAFPIILIVFGIIFNNVELGLSNEIISTILQYKLFIVGFVATLASSINGLSYSCFSREGGLIKELKILPVNVDQILRAKIKHIVQISSLGFVSGLIIGTLLFKLNLYEFCGAMILAIIFNLFLNIIQMIIDASKPYLNWDNPQKAMKQNINGLLAILLVFGVVGIVGFLIYKLVPLFDQYLIFIILNFIFLIFSLILWRYLKRKTVQLLSREL from the coding sequence GTGAAAGCGAAAAGATTGATTTCTCTTATCTTGATTAAATTAGATCAGCACTATGGAATTTCCAAAACTAAATACTCCATAAAAAGGAATAAAAGTGATTTAATTACTTTTATAGTCCTTTTTTGCGTCTTTGTACTAATCGTTGTTGCATATTCACCTCTATACCTTAACATGCTTAAAACTACTTTGGAGACTTACACAATCTTGAATATACAGCCATTATTTCTGGCAAACTTTTTTGTCTTAGCTGGTTTTTTTGGCTTCTTCTTAGGTGCTTTTCTGCTGATTGGAGAATTATTTATCAATAAAGATATGAATCTTTTATTAACCTTACCTTTGAAACCTTATGAAGTTATTTTAGGGAAATTATCTGTGATTTTATTTGATCAAATGTTTATTTCATTGATATTATTGCTGCCTTCTTTGATTTATTTTGGGGTTTATACTAAACAAGGTTTTTTATATTATTTAATATTCATAATTATTTTTCTTTTTTCGCAAGTATTTCCAATGACCTTGATTTTATTGTATGCGTTGTTGACTTCAAAACTATTTAAAAAATCTAATAGGCGAGAGCTCTTCTTGTATTTATCAACAATTTTTCTTATGGTTATCTTTGGTTTATATTTGTTTTTATCAGGGTCAAATTTCTCAATAAATACGCAAAATAGCAACGAAATACCCAATATTTCTATCAATCCCGATAGCGTCATTACTAAGTTAGCAAGGATTTATCCCCCTGCTTTTTTAGCCGTAAAATCTTTAACTAGTGGCATTTTTTTAAATTTAGCATGGCTTTTATTGTTCCTGGGCTTTCATTTATCCCTATTAATTTTAACGTTGTATGTTGGTGAAAAATTATATTATTCTAATTATTCTTCTCTGATAGAATCAAAACCTTTACTTAGAAAATCTAAAACTCAAGGAACTTATAACTTCTTCACTAAAGAATCTACAGTAGACAAAGCTCTATTGAAAAGAGAGTGGCTGTATTTTTTGAAAACACCTTCATTTTCAGTCAATGGATTTAGTAATGTTTTGGCCTTTCCAATAATATTGATAGTCTTTGGTATTATATTCAATAATGTGGAATTAGGGTTAAGTAATGAAATAATAAGTACGATATTACAATACAAATTATTTATTGTTGGTTTTGTTGCAACTTTAGCTTCGTCTATAAATGGTCTTTCTTACTCATGTTTTTCAAGGGAAGGAGGGTTAATAAAAGAACTGAAAATACTACCTGTTAATGTGGATCAAATTTTAAGGGCCAAAATTAAACATATTGTACAAATAAGCTCATTAGGTTTTGTTTCTGGTTTAATTATTGGGACATTGCTTTTTAAACTAAATCTTTATGAATTTTGCGGAGCCATGATCTTAGCGATTATTTTTAATTTGTTTCTAAATATAATTCAAATGATTATTGATGCTTCAAAACCATACTTAAACTGGGATAATCCACAGAAGGCGATGAAACAAAATATAAATGGTTTGCTTGCTATATTGTTGGTTTTTGGAGTTGTAGGAATCGTAGGGTTCTTGATATATAAATTGGTTCCATTATTCGATCAGTATCTTATTTTCATCATTCTAAACTTCATATTCTTGATTTTTAGCTTAATACTATGGAGATATTTAAAAAGAAAAACCGTTCAGCTTCTAAGTAGAGAATTATAA
- a CDS encoding AEC family transporter: MTALINFVIIATIGNISKRFLPENTGDILTTLIINFTLPMTVFIGITSSQIDLSKLFFVLIGFLGGLLIFWGGKFLLRTLKIEDVKISTVILLAFCGLNIGLFMYPLAEMLWGIESITYFALYDLGNSFIVFGVGKSVAEGKGGKFHIVDLFEFPPFIALILAFLLNGVNLPEFVLSPMMVIKDANNFLIMFLVGFYFNIVSLKAHRRILTISVTTKYLLGLIVSLFTLLIPVSTELQRISLFLSPLLPSAMMAIVYSVKNNYDSELASSFVSLTTLISFIIVFVVTAIMGF; encoded by the coding sequence GGTGATATTCTAACAACTTTGATAATCAATTTTACACTTCCCATGACTGTATTCATAGGTATAACTTCATCTCAAATAGATTTATCCAAATTATTTTTTGTTCTGATAGGTTTTTTAGGTGGTTTGCTGATCTTTTGGGGTGGAAAGTTTTTATTAAGAACTTTAAAAATCGAAGATGTAAAAATAAGTACAGTAATACTATTAGCTTTTTGTGGATTGAATATTGGCCTTTTCATGTACCCTTTGGCAGAAATGTTATGGGGCATTGAATCCATAACTTACTTTGCACTTTACGACTTAGGAAACAGTTTTATCGTATTTGGAGTTGGCAAGTCTGTTGCTGAAGGAAAAGGAGGCAAGTTCCACATTGTAGATCTGTTTGAATTTCCTCCTTTTATAGCTTTAATTTTAGCATTTCTTCTAAACGGCGTTAATTTACCTGAATTTGTACTTTCACCTATGATGGTTATAAAAGATGCCAATAATTTTTTGATAATGTTTTTAGTAGGATTTTATTTCAATATAGTATCTCTAAAAGCTCACAGAAGGATTTTAACGATTTCTGTAACCACAAAGTATTTATTGGGACTTATAGTTTCGTTATTCACTTTACTAATCCCTGTAAGTACAGAACTGCAAAGAATTTCTCTTTTTCTTTCCCCATTGCTACCAAGTGCAATGATGGCGATCGTTTATTCGGTAAAAAACAACTATGACTCCGAACTCGCTAGCAGTTTCGTGAGTCTGACAACTCTTATTTCTTTCATAATTGTATTTGTTGTAACAGCGATAATGGGGTTTTGA
- a CDS encoding alpha/beta hydrolase family protein, with translation MKKFFVLILPVMFSFMLAFSESYQYYIYQNDAEIGNIIVEFDAANYLGKTTSILNIGENTLRFVSETKYDDSWTFQEYSLDIFVYNQKQGTLVSTYNGKKVTNQFNGINLKNYNVENVIILDNNFILDHIFALYYKNLPEGKYSAFVPQLSLNQTTWNNAILDVEIEYKDPQNFVILSSGLAQNVVFQDGKITKVEIPSQSIEVTMQKKEAKAKNYVEKEIVFDSFDGFKLEGSLMLPKEVDKNKKAFGIVLVHGSGSLDRNETGGILTPFLHLSEGLVEEGYIVLKYDKRNFTMAKNGQNFSKVMPDVFIKDAKAAIRYLKTLPEVDKEKIIVIGHSQGASFLPYIIEGEEVLVAVALSPALLEITEQIVYQVEYQIDYYKKLNTDNSLDSVIVMLEDVLTEAKKVNESMKKEEIDPNELYLDYYSGEFLTRWSELSRSMVEKFVNMNVPLLIINGTQDLKTPYELLKEYEKELKKKNDLEIVYIENMAHELVNFQTLKFEDKVVDQIALWLESQGL, from the coding sequence GTGAAGAAGTTTTTTGTTTTAATTTTACCGGTTATGTTTAGCTTTATGCTGGCTTTTTCAGAAAGTTATCAGTATTATATTTATCAAAACGATGCAGAGATTGGAAATATTATCGTGGAGTTTGATGCAGCCAATTATTTGGGAAAAACTACCTCTATTTTAAATATAGGGGAAAACACCCTAAGATTTGTTTCAGAAACAAAATATGATGATTCATGGACATTTCAAGAATATTCACTAGATATTTTTGTTTACAATCAAAAGCAAGGAACTTTGGTAAGTACTTACAACGGGAAAAAGGTCACAAATCAATTCAACGGTATAAATTTAAAAAATTATAACGTAGAAAACGTAATTATTTTAGATAATAACTTCATTTTAGACCATATATTCGCCCTTTATTATAAAAATTTGCCCGAAGGTAAATATTCAGCATTTGTTCCTCAATTGTCTCTAAACCAGACAACTTGGAACAATGCAATTTTAGACGTGGAAATTGAGTATAAAGATCCTCAAAATTTTGTAATTTTGTCTTCGGGTTTAGCACAGAATGTAGTCTTTCAAGACGGTAAAATCACCAAGGTTGAGATACCTTCTCAATCGATTGAAGTGACAATGCAAAAGAAAGAAGCAAAAGCGAAAAATTACGTTGAAAAAGAGATTGTTTTTGACAGCTTCGATGGCTTTAAATTGGAAGGTTCTCTGATGCTTCCAAAAGAAGTTGATAAAAATAAGAAGGCATTCGGTATTGTCTTGGTACATGGTTCAGGTTCACTTGACAGAAATGAAACTGGAGGAATACTTACACCTTTTTTGCACCTTTCAGAAGGCCTAGTTGAAGAAGGATATATTGTTCTAAAATACGACAAAAGAAATTTCACCATGGCAAAAAACGGCCAAAATTTTTCCAAGGTTATGCCAGACGTGTTTATCAAAGATGCAAAAGCAGCTATAAGATACTTAAAAACCCTACCAGAAGTTGATAAAGAAAAAATAATCGTTATTGGTCACAGTCAAGGAGCTTCTTTCTTACCTTATATAATTGAAGGAGAAGAAGTACTTGTTGCTGTTGCTCTTTCTCCAGCTTTGCTAGAGATTACAGAACAAATAGTTTACCAAGTAGAATATCAAATAGATTATTATAAAAAGCTTAATACTGACAATTCATTAGATAGTGTTATAGTAATGTTGGAAGACGTTTTGACAGAGGCAAAAAAAGTAAATGAAAGTATGAAAAAAGAAGAAATAGACCCAAACGAGCTATATTTAGATTATTATAGTGGAGAATTTTTAACTCGATGGAGTGAACTAAGTCGAAGTATGGTAGAAAAGTTTGTGAATATGAATGTTCCGTTATTAATAATCAATGGCACACAAGATTTGAAGACGCCCTACGAGCTCTTAAAAGAATATGAAAAAGAATTGAAAAAGAAAAATGATTTAGAAATAGTTTACATAGAGAATATGGCTCACGAGCTTGTCAACTTCCAAACATTAAAATTTGAAGATAAAGTAGTCGATCAAATCGCACTTTGGTTGGAAAGCCAGGGACTTTGA